A part of Mycolicibacterium sp. TUM20985 genomic DNA contains:
- the glmU gene encoding bifunctional UDP-N-acetylglucosamine diphosphorylase/glucosamine-1-phosphate N-acetyltransferase GlmU, producing MTTRGETAVIVLAAGAGTRMRSDVPKVLHTLAGRSMIAHALHATAKVHPRHLVVVVGKDRDRVIPAVASLAEELDRPIDIAIQDEQLGTGHAVTCGLAALPADFEGTVVVTAGDVPLLDGATLNELVDAHGSEAVAATLLTTTVPDPTGYGRILRTQDGEVTSIVEQADATASQLAIREVNAAVYAFDATALRSALTELRSDNAQGELYLTDAIEIIRRGNRQVRALHVDDSALVAGVNDRIQLADLHRELNRRLVADLQRSGVTIVDPATTWIDVDVTVGRDTVIAQGTQLLGTTSIGARCQIGPDTTLTGVTVGDGATVIRTQGSSSVIGDAAVVGPFAYLRPGTELGTEGKIGTFVETKNATIGAGTKVPHLTYVGDADIGADSNIGASSVFVNYDGETKRRTTIGSHVRTGSDTMFVAPVVVGDGAYTGAGTVVREDVPPGALAVSAGPQRNIEGWVVRKRPNSAAAEAARNAGAREDQPDT from the coding sequence ATGACGACACGAGGCGAGACCGCGGTCATCGTCCTGGCGGCGGGGGCGGGCACCCGGATGCGGTCCGACGTGCCGAAGGTCCTGCACACGCTGGCCGGCCGCAGCATGATCGCGCACGCGCTGCACGCCACCGCGAAGGTCCACCCGCGGCACCTGGTGGTAGTGGTCGGCAAGGACCGCGACCGCGTCATCCCCGCCGTCGCCAGCCTCGCCGAGGAACTCGACCGCCCGATCGACATCGCCATCCAGGACGAACAGCTCGGTACCGGGCATGCCGTCACCTGCGGGCTGGCCGCGCTGCCCGCCGACTTCGAGGGCACCGTCGTGGTCACCGCCGGTGACGTCCCACTACTGGATGGCGCCACCCTCAACGAGCTCGTCGACGCCCATGGAAGCGAAGCCGTCGCCGCGACCCTGCTGACCACGACGGTGCCCGACCCCACCGGCTACGGCCGCATCCTGCGCACTCAGGACGGCGAGGTGACCAGCATCGTCGAGCAGGCCGACGCCACGGCCTCCCAGCTGGCGATCCGCGAGGTCAACGCCGCCGTGTACGCCTTCGATGCCACGGCGCTCCGCTCAGCCCTGACCGAGCTACGCTCCGACAACGCGCAGGGCGAGCTCTACCTCACCGACGCCATCGAGATCATCCGCCGCGGCAATCGGCAAGTCCGCGCCCTGCACGTGGACGACAGCGCGCTGGTCGCGGGGGTCAACGACCGCATCCAGCTGGCCGATCTGCACCGCGAGCTCAACCGCCGCCTGGTGGCCGACCTGCAACGCAGCGGGGTGACCATCGTCGACCCCGCCACGACGTGGATCGACGTCGACGTGACCGTCGGGCGCGACACGGTCATCGCCCAGGGCACCCAGCTGCTCGGCACCACCAGCATCGGCGCGCGCTGCCAGATCGGGCCCGACACGACGCTCACCGGCGTGACCGTCGGCGACGGCGCCACCGTGATCCGCACCCAGGGTTCGTCGTCGGTGATCGGCGACGCAGCCGTCGTCGGGCCGTTCGCGTACCTGCGGCCGGGCACCGAACTGGGGACCGAAGGAAAGATCGGTACGTTCGTCGAGACCAAGAACGCGACCATCGGCGCAGGGACCAAGGTGCCGCACCTGACGTACGTCGGGGACGCCGACATCGGCGCGGACAGCAACATCGGCGCCTCCAGCGTGTTCGTCAACTACGACGGAGAAACCAAGCGGCGCACCACGATTGGCTCTCACGTGCGCACCGGTTCGGACACCATGTTCGTCGCTCCGGTGGTCGTCGGCGACGGCGCGTACACCGGCGCGGGCACCGTCGTACGGGAGGACGTGCCGCCCGGCGCGCTGGCCGTCTCGGCGGGCCCGCAGCGCAACATCGAGGGCTGGGTCGTGCGCAAACGACCCAACAGCGCCGCGGCCGAGGCAGCCAGGAACGCCGGCGCCCGCGAGGACCAACCGGACACCTGA
- a CDS encoding nucleoside triphosphate pyrophosphohydrolase, with amino-acid sequence MTVVLVDPRRPSLVPVEAIMLLTGDVQYTEEMPVRVPWSLPTARPAYTGEDAPVLLSSDPTHPIVRARLAAGAPLISSPATQPGERLLDAVAMMDKLRTDGPWESEQTHDSLRRYLLEETYELFDAMRSGDANELRNELGDVLLQVLFHARIAEDAPQHAFSIDDVADALVRKLVNRAPAVLAGEQVSLDEQLAQWEERKSLEKTRESAMDDVPTGQPALALAQKAIARAERAGVPAELIPSAMLTVSLTPDVDAENALRTVVLEFMDDVRTAERVIAARRNGELDAVPSGVIGADEWQSAWPTEPSDEQTPEESVGQADPIG; translated from the coding sequence ATGACCGTCGTCTTGGTGGATCCGCGCCGCCCGTCGTTGGTGCCCGTGGAGGCCATCATGCTGCTTACCGGCGACGTGCAGTACACCGAGGAGATGCCCGTCAGGGTGCCGTGGTCGCTGCCTACGGCCCGGCCCGCCTACACCGGTGAGGACGCTCCTGTGCTGCTGTCCTCGGATCCCACGCACCCGATCGTCAGAGCACGTCTGGCTGCGGGCGCGCCGCTGATCTCCTCGCCCGCAACGCAACCCGGCGAACGGCTGCTCGACGCGGTGGCCATGATGGACAAGCTCCGCACCGACGGGCCGTGGGAGAGCGAGCAGACCCACGATTCACTGCGCCGTTATCTGCTGGAGGAGACCTACGAGCTCTTCGACGCCATGCGCAGTGGGGACGCGAACGAACTGCGCAACGAGCTCGGAGATGTGTTGCTGCAGGTGCTCTTTCATGCTCGTATCGCCGAGGATGCGCCGCAGCACGCGTTCTCCATCGACGACGTCGCTGACGCGCTGGTGCGCAAACTGGTCAATCGGGCCCCGGCAGTGCTTGCCGGAGAACAGGTTTCCCTCGACGAGCAGTTGGCGCAATGGGAGGAGCGCAAATCGCTGGAGAAGACCCGCGAGTCCGCGATGGACGACGTGCCGACCGGGCAGCCCGCGCTGGCTCTGGCGCAGAAGGCGATCGCCCGAGCCGAGCGGGCGGGCGTGCCCGCCGAGTTGATTCCGTCGGCAATGCTCACGGTGAGCTTGACGCCCGACGTCGACGCCGAGAATGCCCTGCGCACAGTGGTGTTGGAGTTCATGGACGACGTCAGGACGGCGGAGAGGGTGATCGCCGCTCGCCGCAACGGGGAACTCGACGCCGTGCCCTCGGGAGTGATCGGCGCCGACGAATGGCAGTCAGCCTGGCCGACCGAGCCCTCGGACGAACAGACGCCCGAGGAGTCGGTGGGTCAAGCGGACCCGATCGGCTGA
- a CDS encoding TetR/AcrR family transcriptional regulator has protein sequence MTGTERRQQLIEIAKSLFAERGYDATSIEEIAQRANVSKPVVYEHFGGKEGLYAVVVDREMSALLDGITSSLTNNRSRVRVERVALALLTYVEERTDGFRILIRDSPASIASGTYSSLLNDAVSQVASILAGDFSRRGLDPQLAPLYAQALVGSVSMTAQWWLDTREPKKEVVAAHLVNLMWNGLTHLEADPELHDQQ, from the coding sequence ATGACGGGTACCGAACGCCGCCAGCAGCTGATCGAGATCGCCAAGTCGCTGTTCGCCGAGCGCGGTTACGACGCCACGTCGATCGAGGAGATCGCCCAGCGGGCCAACGTGTCCAAACCCGTCGTGTACGAGCACTTCGGTGGCAAGGAGGGGTTGTACGCCGTCGTGGTCGACCGCGAGATGTCGGCACTCCTGGACGGCATCACCTCCTCGCTGACCAACAACCGCTCCCGGGTGCGGGTGGAGCGGGTGGCGCTCGCGCTGCTGACCTACGTCGAGGAGCGCACCGACGGTTTCCGCATCCTCATCCGCGACTCCCCGGCGAGCATCGCGTCGGGCACGTATTCGAGCCTGCTCAACGACGCCGTCAGCCAGGTGGCGTCGATCCTGGCCGGTGACTTCTCCCGCCGCGGCCTGGACCCTCAGCTGGCGCCGCTGTACGCCCAAGCCCTCGTCGGCTCGGTGTCGATGACGGCGCAGTGGTGGCTGGACACCAGGGAACCGAAGAAGGAAGTCGTCGCCGCGCACCTGGTCAACCTGATGTGGAACGGGCTGACCCACCTCGAAGCCGATCCGGAGTTGCACGACCAGCAGTAG
- a CDS encoding LpqN/LpqT family lipoprotein: MRLAGLAGAVLVTAVTVTGCGASEPDYKSIWTTTTSTSTTAAPNTEKPISISAYFEKIGITGAPVAPDKLTDLTVSVPEPPGWKPYFNVNLSPGTRTIAKGDTYPTAMLLVFQLDGNFDVREALKHANGDAELSQNFKQLNASTNDFRGFPSSMIEGNYDLNGQRMQSYNRIVIATGTPARTNLPGQKYLIQLTVTSFADQAQADGPDVEAIIKGFTVARK, translated from the coding sequence GTGAGGCTCGCTGGCCTCGCGGGAGCCGTGCTCGTCACCGCAGTCACCGTCACCGGGTGTGGCGCGTCGGAACCGGATTACAAGTCCATCTGGACGACGACGACCTCGACCTCCACCACCGCCGCGCCGAACACCGAGAAGCCGATCTCCATCTCGGCGTACTTCGAGAAGATCGGCATCACCGGCGCGCCGGTCGCCCCCGACAAGCTGACCGACCTGACGGTGTCGGTGCCCGAACCGCCGGGCTGGAAGCCCTACTTCAACGTGAACCTCTCGCCGGGCACGCGGACCATCGCCAAGGGTGACACCTACCCCACCGCGATGCTGCTGGTCTTCCAGCTAGACGGGAACTTCGACGTCAGAGAGGCCCTCAAGCACGCCAACGGCGATGCCGAGCTGTCGCAGAACTTCAAGCAGCTCAACGCCTCCACCAACGACTTCCGCGGCTTCCCCTCGTCGATGATCGAGGGCAACTACGACCTCAACGGGCAGCGGATGCAGAGCTACAACCGCATCGTGATCGCCACCGGCACGCCGGCGCGAACCAATCTGCCCGGGCAGAAGTACCTGATCCAACTGACCGTGACCTCCTTCGCCGACCAGGCCCAAGCCGATGGGCCCGACGTCGAGGCGATCATCAAGGGCTTCACCGTCGCCAGGAAGTAG
- a CDS encoding ribose-phosphate diphosphokinase has protein sequence MATDWTDNRKNLMLFSGRAHPELAEQVAKELDVSVTAQTARDFANGEIFVRFDESVRGCDAFVLQSHPAPLNKWLMEQLLMIDALKRGSAKRITAILPFYPYARQDKKHRGREPISARLVADLYKTAGADRIVSVDLHTDQIQGFFDGPVDHMRGQSLLCGYIRDNYSDHDMVVVSPDSGRVRVAEKWADSLGGVPLAFIHKTRDPLVPNQVKSNRVVGDVRGKTCILTDDMIDTGGTIAGAVKLLKEDGAADVIIAATHGVLSDPARDRLAESGAREVVVTNTLPIGDEKMFPQLTVLSIAPLLASTIRAVFENGSVTGLFDGDA, from the coding sequence GTGGCCACGGACTGGACCGACAATCGCAAGAACCTGATGCTGTTCTCGGGTCGCGCACATCCCGAGCTCGCCGAGCAGGTCGCCAAGGAACTGGACGTCAGCGTCACCGCGCAGACGGCCAGGGACTTCGCGAACGGCGAGATCTTCGTGCGCTTCGACGAGTCGGTGCGAGGCTGCGATGCCTTCGTGCTGCAGTCCCATCCCGCGCCGCTGAACAAGTGGCTGATGGAACAGCTGTTGATGATCGACGCGCTCAAGCGGGGCAGCGCCAAGCGCATCACGGCGATCCTGCCGTTCTACCCCTACGCCCGCCAGGACAAGAAGCACCGCGGCCGGGAGCCGATCTCGGCCCGCCTGGTGGCCGACCTCTACAAGACCGCCGGCGCCGACCGCATCGTGTCGGTCGACCTGCATACCGACCAGATCCAGGGCTTCTTCGACGGACCCGTTGACCACATGCGCGGTCAGTCCCTGCTGTGCGGGTACATCCGCGACAACTACTCCGACCATGACATGGTCGTGGTCTCCCCCGACTCGGGCCGCGTTCGCGTCGCCGAGAAGTGGGCCGACTCCCTCGGCGGCGTACCGCTGGCGTTCATTCACAAGACCCGCGATCCCCTGGTTCCGAACCAGGTCAAGTCCAACCGGGTGGTGGGTGACGTCAGGGGCAAGACCTGCATCCTGACCGACGACATGATCGACACCGGCGGCACCATCGCCGGCGCGGTCAAGTTGCTCAAGGAGGACGGGGCGGCCGACGTCATCATCGCCGCCACCCACGGCGTGCTGTCCGACCCTGCCCGCGACCGGCTCGCCGAGAGCGGCGCCCGCGAGGTGGTCGTCACCAACACGTTGCCGATCGGCGACGAGAAGATGTTCCCCCAGTTGACCGTGCTGTCGATCGCACCGCTGCTGGCCAGCACCATCCGTGCGGTGTTCGAAAACGGTTCGGTGACGGGACTCTTCGACGGCGACGCCTGA
- the mfd gene encoding transcription-repair coupling factor: MTTSGHPHVQTPMSGLVRLALSDPGLADLTRRAAEATPEWALVGPANARLFVAAALAEAGPLLVVTATGREADDLTAELQAVLGDAVALFPSWETLPHERLSPGVETVGARMMVLRRLAKPDDTRLGAPLRVVVTTARSLLQPMAPDLADVEPVTLTVGAEAEFDGVLERLVELAYTRVDMVGKRGEFAVRGGILDVFAPTAEHPVRVEFWGDEISEMRMFAVADQRSLTDIDLDTLIAVPCRELMLTEDVRKRAAALAADQPHDDNRVTGTVSDMLAKLGEGIPVDGMEALLPVLRPTDLSLLTDHLPAGAPVLVCDPEKVRTRAGDLIKTGQEFLEASWSVAAMGAQAPIDIEQLGGSGFRELADVRAGAAVGGHPWWTLSQLGNPDATELDIRAAPSARGQQNNLDEMFAMLRAHVTTGGLAAVVTPGTGTAHRIVEQLGEADTAASILAPGDVPKPGVVGVLRGPLRDGVVLPGANLVVITETDLTGNRAAATEGKRLAAKRRNVVDPLALTAGDLVVHDQHGIGRFVEMQERTIGGARREYLVLEYASAKRGGGSDKLFVPMDSLDQLSRYVGGQEPSLSKLGGSDWTNTKTKARKAVREIAGELVTLYAKRQAAPGFAFGPDTPWQAEMEDAFGFTETMDQLTAITEVKSDMEKPVPMDRVICGDVGYGKTEIAVRAAFKAVQAGKQVAILVPTTLLADQHLQTFSARMAGFPVTVKGLSRFTDNAESRKVLSGMKDGSVDIVIGTHRLLQTGVTWKDLGLVVVDEEQRFGVEHKEHIKSMRTHVDVLTMSATPIPRTLEMSLAGIREMSTILTPPEERFPVLTYVGPHDDKQVAAALRRELLRDGQAFYIHNRVRTIDSAAARVRELVPEARVVVAHGQMAEEQLERTVEGFWNREFDILVCTTIVETGLDISNANTLIVERADTFGLSQLHQLRGRVGRSRERGYAYFLYQPEVPLTETAYDRLATIAQNNELGAGMAVAMKDLEIRGAGNVLGAEQSGHVAGVGFDLYVRLVGEAVEAYRAVIDGNPVAAVEEPKDVRIDLPVDAHLPPDYIGSDRLRLEGYRRLAAASDDAAVAGVVEELVDRYGPLPQPAQLLVAMARLRLLCRQYGVTEVSAPSASSIRVTPLTLLDSQQLRLKRMHPSATYRATTSTIMVPIPREGSGVAAPRVRDAELLRVVAGLLLALDGRPQAEVDITDLGGIAP; this comes from the coding sequence ATGACCACTTCGGGGCACCCCCATGTCCAGACCCCGATGTCGGGACTGGTCCGACTCGCGCTGTCCGACCCCGGTCTGGCCGATCTCACCCGCCGCGCCGCCGAGGCCACCCCCGAATGGGCGCTGGTCGGCCCGGCCAATGCCCGCCTCTTCGTCGCCGCCGCGCTCGCCGAGGCGGGCCCACTGCTCGTCGTCACCGCGACCGGCCGGGAGGCCGACGACCTGACCGCCGAACTGCAGGCCGTTCTGGGCGACGCGGTCGCGCTGTTCCCGTCCTGGGAGACGCTGCCGCACGAACGGCTCTCGCCGGGAGTCGAGACGGTCGGCGCCAGAATGATGGTGCTGCGCCGGCTGGCCAAGCCCGACGACACCCGCCTCGGCGCACCATTGCGGGTCGTGGTCACCACGGCACGCTCACTGCTGCAGCCGATGGCGCCGGACCTGGCCGACGTCGAGCCGGTCACGCTGACGGTCGGAGCCGAGGCCGAGTTCGATGGGGTGCTGGAGCGGCTGGTCGAGTTGGCCTACACCCGGGTCGACATGGTCGGCAAGCGCGGCGAGTTCGCGGTCCGCGGCGGCATCCTCGACGTCTTCGCGCCGACGGCCGAACATCCCGTCCGCGTGGAGTTCTGGGGCGACGAGATATCCGAGATGCGGATGTTCGCCGTCGCCGATCAGCGATCGCTGACCGACATCGACCTCGACACGCTGATCGCCGTGCCGTGCCGAGAGCTGATGCTGACCGAGGACGTCCGTAAGCGAGCGGCCGCGCTGGCGGCCGATCAGCCCCATGACGACAACCGCGTCACCGGCACGGTCAGTGACATGCTGGCCAAGCTGGGCGAGGGCATCCCCGTCGACGGGATGGAGGCGCTGCTACCCGTCCTGCGACCGACTGACCTGTCACTGCTCACCGACCACCTGCCCGCCGGCGCGCCGGTGCTGGTCTGCGACCCGGAGAAGGTCCGGACCCGGGCGGGCGACCTGATCAAGACGGGGCAGGAGTTCCTGGAGGCGTCGTGGTCGGTCGCCGCGATGGGAGCTCAGGCGCCGATCGACATCGAACAACTCGGCGGGTCCGGCTTCCGTGAGCTCGCCGACGTCCGCGCCGGCGCCGCCGTCGGCGGACATCCGTGGTGGACGCTGAGCCAGCTGGGCAACCCGGACGCGACGGAACTAGACATTCGCGCCGCGCCGTCGGCGAGGGGGCAGCAGAACAACCTCGACGAGATGTTCGCGATGCTGCGCGCGCACGTCACGACGGGCGGGCTGGCCGCGGTCGTGACGCCGGGCACGGGTACCGCCCACCGCATCGTCGAGCAGTTGGGCGAGGCCGACACCGCCGCGTCGATCCTGGCGCCTGGCGACGTGCCGAAGCCCGGTGTGGTCGGCGTGCTCAGGGGACCGTTGCGCGATGGTGTGGTGCTGCCGGGCGCCAACCTCGTCGTGATCACCGAGACCGACCTGACGGGCAACCGCGCCGCCGCCACCGAGGGCAAGCGACTGGCGGCCAAGCGCCGCAACGTCGTCGACCCGCTTGCGCTGACCGCGGGCGATCTCGTCGTCCACGACCAACACGGCATCGGCCGCTTCGTCGAGATGCAGGAGCGCACCATCGGTGGCGCCCGACGTGAGTACCTCGTCCTCGAATACGCCTCGGCCAAGCGCGGTGGCGGGTCGGACAAGCTGTTCGTGCCGATGGACTCGTTGGATCAGCTGTCCCGCTACGTCGGCGGGCAGGAGCCGTCGCTGAGCAAGCTCGGCGGCAGCGACTGGACCAACACGAAGACTAAGGCGCGCAAGGCCGTTCGCGAAATTGCGGGCGAATTGGTGACGCTCTACGCCAAGCGTCAGGCGGCGCCGGGGTTCGCGTTCGGACCGGACACGCCGTGGCAGGCGGAGATGGAGGACGCGTTCGGGTTCACCGAGACCATGGATCAGCTGACCGCGATCACCGAGGTCAAGTCCGACATGGAGAAGCCGGTGCCGATGGATCGGGTGATCTGCGGTGACGTCGGCTACGGCAAGACCGAGATCGCGGTGCGCGCGGCCTTCAAGGCGGTGCAGGCGGGCAAGCAGGTCGCAATCCTGGTGCCGACGACGTTGCTCGCCGACCAGCATCTGCAGACGTTCTCGGCGCGGATGGCGGGCTTCCCGGTCACCGTGAAGGGGTTGTCCCGCTTCACCGACAACGCCGAGTCGCGCAAGGTTCTCAGCGGCATGAAGGACGGCTCGGTCGACATCGTGATCGGCACCCACCGCCTGCTGCAGACCGGTGTGACGTGGAAGGACCTCGGCCTGGTCGTGGTCGACGAGGAGCAGCGCTTCGGCGTCGAGCACAAGGAGCACATCAAGTCGATGCGCACCCACGTCGACGTGCTGACGATGAGCGCGACGCCGATCCCGCGGACCTTGGAGATGAGCCTGGCAGGCATCCGCGAGATGTCGACCATCCTCACCCCACCCGAGGAGCGCTTCCCCGTGCTGACCTACGTCGGACCGCATGACGACAAGCAAGTCGCCGCGGCGCTGCGGCGCGAGCTGCTCCGCGACGGGCAAGCGTTCTACATCCACAACCGGGTGCGAACCATCGATTCGGCCGCGGCCAGGGTCAGGGAACTGGTGCCCGAAGCCAGGGTGGTCGTGGCGCACGGCCAGATGGCCGAGGAGCAGTTGGAGCGCACCGTCGAGGGGTTCTGGAACCGCGAGTTCGACATCCTGGTGTGCACGACGATCGTCGAGACGGGGCTGGACATCTCGAACGCGAACACGCTGATCGTCGAGCGTGCGGACACGTTCGGGCTCTCGCAGCTACACCAGCTGCGTGGTCGCGTCGGCCGCAGCCGCGAGCGGGGTTACGCGTACTTCCTCTACCAGCCCGAGGTGCCGCTGACGGAGACGGCATACGACCGGCTCGCCACGATCGCGCAGAACAACGAGCTCGGCGCGGGCATGGCGGTGGCCATGAAGGACCTCGAGATCCGTGGCGCGGGCAACGTGCTGGGCGCCGAGCAGTCCGGCCACGTCGCCGGCGTCGGGTTCGACCTCTACGTCCGCCTGGTGGGCGAGGCGGTCGAGGCGTACCGAGCCGTGATCGATGGGAATCCCGTTGCGGCCGTTGAGGAACCGAAGGACGTGCGCATCGACCTGCCCGTCGATGCCCACCTGCCACCGGACTACATCGGCAGCGACCGACTGCGCCTGGAGGGGTATCGCCGACTGGCGGCCGCCTCCGACGACGCCGCCGTCGCGGGTGTCGTCGAAGAACTCGTCGACCGCTACGGGCCACTCCCGCAGCCCGCCCAGCTCCTGGTGGCGATGGCCAGGCTGCGCCTGCTGTGCCGGCAGTATGGCGTCACCGAGGTGAGCGCGCCCTCGGCGTCCTCGATCCGCGTCACCCCGCTGACGCTGCTGGATTCGCAGCAACTGCGGCTCAAGCGGATGCATCCCTCGGCGACGTACCGCGCCACCACGTCGACGATCATGGTCCCGATTCCCCGCGAGGGCAGCGGGGTCGCGGCACCACGGGTGCGCGACGCCGAATTGCTGCGCGTGGTGGCGGGTTTGCTGCTGGCGCTGGATGGAAGGCCGCAGGCCGAGGTTGATATAACCGACCTCGGAGGTATTGCCCCATGA
- a CDS encoding LpqN/LpqT family lipoprotein — protein MTLARSLVVLATALVLAGCGSGSEGDDGAPASSAAPASTTTSAVPTMTPAPPPPSATPAAGKPLAFRDYLATINVTGEPVHLDKAPGLAVTVPVPDGWAQTSDPLFSTGVEFIQPVGVEGSAPTVTLMSIRLVGDFDARDAIRHANSDALAPTATNVTESFDDYDGFPSAATQGSSGGAEHYSRIVLADVPSTRERYLVQLTASTPAEQPIGQPSPLNDVVSGFKVAVS, from the coding sequence GTGACGTTGGCCCGCTCACTCGTCGTGCTGGCGACGGCGCTGGTCCTGGCTGGGTGTGGCTCCGGAAGCGAGGGCGACGACGGCGCGCCCGCGTCGTCGGCCGCCCCGGCGTCGACGACGACGAGCGCAGTGCCCACGATGACGCCCGCGCCCCCGCCCCCGTCTGCTACCCCAGCCGCGGGAAAGCCGTTGGCGTTCAGGGACTATCTGGCCACCATCAACGTCACCGGCGAGCCCGTGCACCTCGACAAGGCCCCCGGACTCGCGGTCACCGTGCCCGTGCCGGACGGCTGGGCGCAGACCAGTGATCCGCTGTTCTCGACCGGCGTGGAGTTCATCCAGCCCGTCGGCGTCGAGGGTTCGGCGCCGACGGTGACGCTGATGTCCATCCGCCTCGTCGGCGACTTCGACGCCAGGGACGCGATCCGCCACGCCAACTCCGACGCGCTGGCACCGACCGCCACGAACGTCACCGAATCCTTCGACGACTACGACGGATTCCCGTCCGCCGCAACGCAGGGCAGCTCTGGCGGTGCCGAGCACTACAGCCGGATCGTTCTGGCCGACGTGCCGTCGACCCGCGAGCGCTACCTGGTCCAGCTCACAGCCAGCACGCCCGCCGAGCAGCCGATCGGTCAGCCGTCGCCGTTGAACGACGTCGTCTCCGGGTTCAAGGTGGCTGTGTCGTGA
- a CDS encoding oxidoreductase yields MSDWTSNDLPRFDGRTVIVTGANSGLGEVTARELARVGAKVIVAVRNLDKGNAAAAGMPGDVEVRKLDLQDLSSVRAFADTVEAVDVLINNAGIMAVPYAQTVDGFESQIGTNHLGHFALTNLLLPRITERVVTVSSMMHLLGKISLKDLNWKSRPYSAWLAYGQSKLANLLFTSELQRRLDAADSAVLAVSAHPGYSATNLQGNTEGKISSTLMTLGNKMATDAGFGARQTLFAASQPLPGDSFVGPKYAMAGATGLSARSPLARNAKTAAALWALSEQLVDVGFPL; encoded by the coding sequence ATGAGCGACTGGACCTCCAACGACCTGCCCCGATTCGACGGCCGGACGGTCATCGTCACGGGTGCCAACAGCGGGCTGGGCGAGGTGACCGCACGCGAGCTGGCGCGCGTCGGTGCCAAGGTCATCGTCGCCGTCCGCAATCTCGACAAGGGCAACGCCGCGGCGGCGGGCATGCCCGGTGACGTCGAGGTCCGCAAGCTCGACCTTCAGGACCTGTCCTCGGTACGGGCCTTCGCCGACACCGTCGAGGCGGTGGACGTGCTGATCAACAACGCGGGCATCATGGCGGTGCCGTACGCGCAGACCGTCGACGGCTTCGAGAGCCAGATCGGCACCAACCACCTGGGCCACTTCGCCCTGACCAACCTGCTGCTGCCCAGGATCACCGAGCGGGTGGTCACGGTGTCGTCGATGATGCACCTGCTCGGCAAGATCAGCCTGAAGGATCTGAACTGGAAGTCGCGGCCCTACTCCGCGTGGCTCGCCTACGGCCAGTCGAAGCTCGCCAATCTGCTGTTCACCTCGGAGCTGCAGCGCCGGCTCGACGCCGCGGACTCGGCGGTGCTGGCGGTCAGCGCTCACCCCGGCTACTCGGCGACCAACCTGCAGGGCAACACCGAGGGCAAGATCAGCAGCACGCTGATGACGCTCGGCAACAAGATGGCCACCGACGCCGGCTTCGGGGCGCGTCAGACGCTGTTCGCCGCGTCGCAGCCGCTACCCGGCGACAGCTTCGTCGGTCCGAAGTACGCGATGGCGGGGGCCACCGGGCTGTCCGCGCGCAGTCCGCTGGCCCGCAACGCGAAGACGGCCGCCGCCCTCTGGGCGCTGTCCGAGCAGCTCGTCGACGTCGGATTTCCACTCTGA